Proteins encoded within one genomic window of Citrobacter amalonaticus Y19:
- the ypdK gene encoding membrane protein YpdK has protein sequence MKYFFMGISFMVIVWAGTFALMI, from the coding sequence GTGAAATATTTCTTTATGGGCATTTCTTTTATGGTCATCGTTTGGGCCGGTACGTTCGCCCTGATGATCTAG
- the cynR gene encoding transcriptional regulator CynR produces the protein MLDRHTHYFLAVAEHHGFTRAAAALHVSQPALSQQIRQLEEMLGVQLFDRSGRMTRLTDAGEVYLRYVRSALQALEEGKRAIHDVEDLSRGSLRVAVTPTFTAWFIGPLLAEFYARYPNVTLQLQEISQDRIEERLVNDELDVGIAFDEVHSSDIDAQPLLTENLALVVANHHPLAAQASVDLRVLNDEKLILLNAEFATREQIDRYCRQAGLRPQILMEVNSISAVLELVRRTGLSTLLPAPIAAQSHDLQAISLTPQLLERTAVLMQRKGAWRTAAARAFVAMAQEGAKAVSAAS, from the coding sequence ATGCTGGATCGACACACCCACTATTTTCTCGCCGTGGCGGAGCATCACGGATTCACCCGTGCAGCGGCGGCGCTGCACGTTTCGCAACCGGCGCTTTCGCAGCAAATCAGGCAACTGGAAGAGATGTTGGGCGTGCAGTTGTTCGATCGCAGCGGGCGTATGACCCGGCTGACCGATGCGGGAGAGGTCTATCTGCGCTATGTGCGCAGTGCGCTACAGGCGCTGGAAGAGGGCAAACGCGCCATTCATGATGTGGAGGATCTGAGCCGGGGTTCCCTGCGCGTTGCGGTCACGCCGACCTTTACCGCCTGGTTTATCGGCCCATTACTGGCTGAATTCTATGCCCGCTATCCCAATGTGACCTTACAGCTACAGGAAATATCACAAGACAGAATCGAAGAGAGGCTGGTTAATGACGAACTGGACGTCGGTATTGCCTTCGATGAAGTTCACTCATCGGATATTGATGCACAGCCGTTGCTGACTGAAAACCTGGCCCTGGTCGTGGCAAATCATCATCCGCTGGCCGCACAGGCGTCGGTGGATTTGCGCGTGCTCAATGACGAAAAATTGATTTTACTGAATGCGGAGTTCGCTACCCGGGAACAGATTGATCGCTACTGCCGTCAGGCAGGACTGCGACCGCAGATTCTCATGGAGGTCAACTCCATCAGCGCGGTGCTGGAACTGGTGCGGCGCACCGGATTATCCACGCTGCTGCCTGCGCCCATCGCCGCGCAGAGTCACGACCTACAGGCGATTTCACTGACTCCGCAACTCCTTGAACGCACGGCCGTATTAATGCAGCGCAAAGGTGCCTGGCGAACCGCTGCCGCCAGGGCGTTTGTCGCGATGGCGCAGGAAGGCGCAAAGGCAGTATCAGCGGCGAGTTAA
- the cynS gene encoding cyanase → MIQSQINRDIRLALADQILLSKARKDLTFAQLADGTGLSEAFVTAALLGQHALPADAARLVGEKLALDNDAVLLLQTIPLRGSIDDRVPTDPTMYRFYEMLQVYGTTLKALVHEKFGDGIISAINFKLDVKKVADPEGGERAVITLDGKYLPTKPF, encoded by the coding sequence ATGATTCAGTCGCAAATTAACCGTGATATTCGCCTGGCCCTGGCCGACCAGATCCTGCTGAGCAAAGCCAGAAAAGATCTCACGTTTGCCCAACTCGCGGACGGCACCGGCTTATCAGAAGCATTTGTCACTGCCGCACTGCTCGGTCAACACGCCCTTCCGGCCGATGCTGCGCGTCTCGTCGGCGAGAAACTGGCCCTCGACAACGATGCGGTACTGTTGTTACAGACCATTCCACTGCGCGGCAGTATTGACGATCGCGTACCGACAGACCCGACGATGTACCGTTTCTATGAGATGTTGCAGGTATACGGCACCACGCTAAAAGCGCTGGTTCACGAAAAATTTGGCGACGGCATTATCAGCGCCATTAATTTCAAGCTGGATGTCAAAAAAGTGGCGGATCCGGAAGGCGGCGAGCGCGCTGTGATTACCCTGGATGGTAAGTATTTGCCGACGAAGCCCTTCTAA
- a CDS encoding carbonic anhydrase, with protein MKEIIDGFLKFQRTVFPERAELFRRLATQQNPRALFISCSDSRLVPELVTQREPGDLFVIRNAGNIVPSYGPEPGGVTASVEYAVSALRVTDIVICGHSDCGAMTAIAGCHCLDHMPAVDHWLRYADSARVVNESREHASLTEKTASMVRENVIAQLANIQTHPSVRLALEEGRIALHGWVYDIESAEIAAYDGASRRFVSLAKNPNTCAMPYRQSSAA; from the coding sequence GTGAAAGAGATTATTGATGGCTTCCTGAAGTTTCAGCGCACTGTATTTCCTGAACGCGCGGAATTATTCAGACGCCTTGCCACCCAGCAAAACCCCCGTGCGTTATTCATCTCCTGTTCGGACAGCCGCCTGGTCCCCGAACTGGTCACGCAGCGCGAGCCGGGCGATCTGTTCGTGATCCGCAACGCTGGCAATATTGTGCCGTCATATGGTCCTGAACCCGGTGGGGTGACCGCCTCGGTGGAATACGCCGTCTCTGCACTTCGCGTTACCGACATTGTTATCTGTGGACACTCCGACTGCGGCGCAATGACCGCGATTGCCGGATGTCACTGCCTGGACCACATGCCAGCCGTCGATCACTGGTTGCGCTATGCGGACTCCGCTCGCGTAGTCAACGAGTCACGCGAGCACGCCTCTTTGACCGAAAAAACGGCCTCGATGGTGCGTGAAAACGTCATCGCACAACTCGCCAACATTCAGACCCATCCCTCAGTGCGTCTCGCACTTGAAGAGGGGCGCATTGCGCTCCACGGCTGGGTCTACGACATCGAAAGCGCAGAGATTGCCGCTTACGACGGTGCCAGCAGACGGTTCGTCTCACTGGCAAAAAACCCGAACACCTGCGCGATGCCTTATCGCCAGTCATCCGCAGCCTGA
- a CDS encoding LytR/AlgR family response regulator transcription factor encodes MKVIIVEDEFLAQQELSWLIKEHSQMEIVGTFDDGLDVLKFLQHHRVDAIFLDINIPSLDGVLLAKNISQFAHKPFIVFITAWKEHAVEAFELEAFDYILKPYQESRIVGMLQKLEAAWQQQQSGTAAAGPVTRENDTINLIKDERIIVTPINDIYYAEAHEKMTFVYTRRESYVMPINITEFCNKLPPSHFFRCHRSFCVNLNKIREIEPWFNNTYILRLKDLEFEIPVSRSKVKEFRQLMHL; translated from the coding sequence GTGAAAGTCATCATCGTTGAAGATGAATTCCTCGCCCAACAGGAACTCAGTTGGCTGATTAAAGAACACAGCCAGATGGAGATTGTCGGCACGTTTGACGACGGTCTGGATGTGCTGAAGTTTTTGCAGCATCACCGCGTCGACGCCATTTTTCTCGATATCAATATTCCGTCGCTGGACGGCGTTCTGCTGGCGAAAAATATCAGTCAGTTCGCTCATAAGCCGTTTATTGTGTTTATTACCGCGTGGAAAGAACATGCGGTTGAAGCGTTCGAACTGGAAGCGTTTGACTATATTCTCAAGCCATATCAGGAATCACGGATCGTCGGGATGCTGCAAAAGCTGGAGGCGGCCTGGCAACAGCAACAGTCCGGCACCGCCGCGGCTGGGCCCGTTACGCGTGAAAACGACACCATCAACCTGATCAAAGATGAGCGGATCATCGTCACGCCGATCAACGATATTTATTACGCCGAAGCGCATGAGAAAATGACGTTTGTCTATACGCGGCGGGAGTCGTACGTGATGCCCATCAATATCACCGAGTTCTGCAACAAACTGCCGCCTTCGCATTTTTTCCGCTGCCACCGCTCGTTCTGCGTCAACCTGAACAAGATCCGTGAGATTGAACCGTGGTTTAACAATACCTATATTCTGCGGCTCAAGGATCTGGAATTTGAGATCCCGGTAAGCCGCAGTAAGGTAAAAGAGTTCCGCCAGTTAATGCATTTATAG
- the lpxP gene encoding kdo(2)-lipid IV(A) palmitoleoyltransferase: MFPTCKFSRAFLHPRYWLTWFGLGVLWLLVQLPYPVLCFLGTRTGSLARPFLKRRESIARKNLELCFPSYTQEQREKMIEENFRSLGMALLETGMAWFWPDRRVRKWFDVEGLDNLQRAQAQNRGVMVVGVHFMSLELGGRVMGLCQPMMATYRPHNNPLMEWVQTRGRMRSNKAMIGRNNLRGIVGALKKGEAVWFAPDQDYGPKGSSFAPFFAVKDVATTNGTYVLSRLSGSAMLTVTMVRKVDNSGYRLYISPEMKGYPADENQAAAYMNKIIEKEIMRAPEQYLWIHRRFKTRPLGEASLYI; the protein is encoded by the coding sequence ATGTTCCCAACATGCAAATTTTCCCGCGCGTTCTTGCATCCGCGTTACTGGCTCACCTGGTTTGGTCTTGGTGTGCTTTGGTTATTGGTGCAACTGCCCTACCCGGTTCTGTGCTTTCTCGGCACCCGAACAGGTTCGCTGGCACGCCCTTTCCTGAAACGTCGCGAGTCCATCGCCCGTAAAAACCTTGAGCTCTGCTTCCCGTCTTATACTCAGGAACAGAGAGAAAAGATGATCGAAGAGAATTTCCGTTCTCTCGGCATGGCGCTGCTGGAAACCGGCATGGCCTGGTTCTGGCCGGACCGTCGCGTGCGTAAATGGTTTGATGTTGAAGGACTGGACAACCTGCAACGCGCGCAGGCGCAAAACCGCGGCGTGATGGTGGTTGGCGTTCACTTTATGTCACTGGAACTCGGTGGCCGGGTGATGGGTCTTTGCCAGCCGATGATGGCGACCTATCGTCCACACAACAATCCGCTGATGGAGTGGGTACAGACCCGTGGACGGATGCGTTCAAATAAAGCCATGATCGGCAGAAACAATCTGCGCGGCATCGTCGGCGCGCTGAAGAAAGGCGAAGCCGTCTGGTTTGCTCCGGACCAGGATTACGGCCCGAAAGGCAGTTCATTCGCCCCGTTCTTCGCCGTTAAAGACGTGGCGACCACGAACGGTACCTATGTGTTGTCGCGTTTGTCAGGTTCGGCCATGCTCACCGTTACGATGGTCAGAAAAGTGGATAACAGCGGCTACCGTCTGTATATCTCTCCTGAGATGAAAGGCTATCCGGCTGATGAAAATCAGGCCGCCGCCTATATGAACAAAATTATCGAGAAAGAGATCATGCGCGCACCCGAGCAGTATCTCTGGATCCACCGTCGCTTTAAAACCCGCCCATTGGGTGAAGCCTCGCTCTACATTTAA
- the alaC gene encoding alanine transaminase — translation MADSRPERRFTRIDRLPPYVFNITAELKMAARRRGEDIIDFSMGNPDGPTPPHIVEKLCTVAQRPDTHGYSTSRGIPRLRRAISRWYQERYDVDIDPESEAIVTIGSKEGLAHLMLATLDHGDTVLVPNPSYPIHIYGAVIAGAQVRSVPLVEGIDFFNELERAIRESYPKPKMMILGFPSNPTAQCVELEFFEKVVALAKRYDVLVVHDLAYADIVYDGWKAPSIMQVPGARDVAVEFFTLSKSYNMAGWRIGFMVGNKTLVNALARIKSYHDYGTFTPLQVAAIAALEGDQQCVRDIAEQYKRRRDVLVKGLHEAGWMVEMPKASMYVWAKIPEQYAGMGSLDFAKKLLNDAKVCVSPGIGFGDYGDTHVRFALIENRDRIRQAIRGIKSMFRADGLLPAGTKSTSETLE, via the coding sequence ATGGCTGACTCTCGCCCTGAACGTCGCTTTACGCGTATTGATCGTCTCCCCCCTTACGTTTTTAACATCACGGCTGAACTGAAGATGGCTGCGCGTCGGCGCGGCGAAGATATTATCGACTTCAGCATGGGGAACCCGGACGGTCCGACGCCGCCTCATATCGTCGAAAAACTGTGTACCGTGGCGCAGCGCCCGGATACGCACGGTTATTCCACTTCTCGCGGTATTCCGCGTCTGCGTCGAGCCATCTCCCGGTGGTATCAGGAACGTTATGACGTTGATATTGATCCGGAATCCGAAGCGATCGTCACCATTGGTTCAAAAGAGGGGCTGGCGCACCTGATGCTGGCAACGCTCGATCATGGTGATACGGTGCTGGTGCCGAATCCCAGCTATCCCATTCATATCTACGGCGCGGTGATCGCTGGCGCCCAGGTGCGTTCTGTTCCGCTGGTGGAAGGTATCGATTTCTTCAACGAACTGGAACGCGCGATTCGCGAAAGTTATCCAAAACCGAAGATGATGATCCTCGGTTTCCCGTCTAACCCGACGGCACAGTGCGTCGAGTTAGAATTTTTTGAGAAAGTGGTCGCGCTGGCGAAGCGTTACGATGTACTGGTGGTACACGATCTGGCTTATGCCGACATCGTTTACGATGGCTGGAAAGCGCCGTCCATCATGCAGGTGCCAGGGGCGCGCGACGTGGCGGTGGAGTTTTTCACGTTGTCGAAAAGTTACAACATGGCCGGCTGGCGCATTGGCTTTATGGTCGGCAACAAAACGCTGGTCAATGCTCTGGCGCGGATTAAGAGCTATCACGACTACGGTACGTTTACCCCGTTGCAGGTTGCCGCCATTGCGGCGCTGGAAGGCGATCAACAGTGCGTGAGGGATATCGCCGAACAGTATAAGCGTCGTCGTGACGTGCTGGTGAAAGGACTGCATGAGGCAGGGTGGATGGTCGAAATGCCGAAGGCCTCGATGTACGTGTGGGCGAAGATCCCGGAACAGTATGCCGGGATGGGGTCACTGGACTTCGCGAAGAAGCTACTGAATGACGCCAAAGTGTGTGTATCGCCCGGCATTGGTTTTGGTGATTACGGTGATACCCATGTGCGCTTCGCGCTGATTGAGAACCGCGATCGTATCCGTCAGGCAATCAGAGGGATTAAATCGATGTTCCGCGCCGATGGCTTGCTGCCTGCCGGAACGAAATCGACCTCTGAAACCCTCGAGTAA
- a CDS encoding basic amino acid ABC transporter substrate-binding protein, which produces MFSQWIKAGCLMMALTGAAFAAQETYVVGAGGTYRPFEFENSQKQLEGFDIDIIKAIAKAENFDVKLVNTPWEGIFATLGSGDRDIIISGITITDKRKQMVDFSLPYFPAEQSIVVPADSKVSSLDSLKTEKVGVVNSSTGDIVVSGVLGKNSTAIKRFDNTPLMLQELFEDGVSAAVGDVGVVKYYIKQHPEKQFKLVPDAKFERQYFGIAVAKGNTELQQKINAGLKKIIADGTYDKIYKTWFDSEVPTLPSE; this is translated from the coding sequence ATGTTCAGTCAGTGGATAAAAGCAGGATGTTTGATGATGGCGTTGACCGGGGCCGCTTTTGCAGCACAAGAAACCTACGTGGTCGGCGCGGGTGGCACCTATCGCCCGTTTGAGTTTGAAAACAGCCAGAAACAGCTGGAAGGCTTTGATATCGATATTATTAAAGCCATCGCGAAAGCGGAAAACTTTGATGTCAAGCTGGTCAACACGCCGTGGGAAGGTATCTTCGCGACGCTGGGTTCCGGGGATCGCGACATCATTATCTCGGGGATCACCATCACGGATAAACGTAAACAGATGGTGGATTTTTCTCTCCCTTATTTCCCGGCGGAGCAGTCCATTGTCGTTCCGGCTGATTCAAAAGTGAGTTCTCTGGACTCGCTGAAGACGGAAAAAGTTGGCGTCGTTAACTCCAGCACCGGCGACATTGTGGTTTCTGGCGTTCTGGGGAAAAACAGCACCGCGATCAAGCGTTTCGACAATACGCCGTTAATGTTGCAGGAATTGTTTGAAGACGGTGTCAGCGCGGCGGTTGGCGATGTCGGCGTGGTGAAATACTACATCAAGCAGCACCCGGAAAAACAGTTCAAGCTCGTCCCGGACGCCAAGTTCGAGCGCCAGTATTTTGGTATTGCGGTCGCCAAAGGGAATACCGAATTACAGCAGAAGATTAACGCGGGATTGAAGAAAATCATCGCTGATGGCACCTACGATAAAATTTATAAAACCTGGTTTGACAGCGAAGTCCCGACGCTTCCGTCAGAGTAA
- a CDS encoding sensor histidine kinase, which yields MHEIFTMLLAVFDRAALMLFCLFFLIRIRLFRELLHKSAHTPKELLAVTAIFSMFALFSTWSGVPVEGSLVNVRIIAVMSGGILFGPWVGIITGVIAGTHRYLIDIGGVTAVPCFITSILAGCLAGWINRKIPKAQHWRAGILGGMLCETLTMILVVLWAPTTELGLDIVSKIGIPMILGSVCIGFIVLLVQSVEGEKEASAARQAKLALDIANKTLPLFRQVNSESLRQICEIIRHDIHADAVAITNTQHVLAYVGVGEANYRNHDDVVSPTTQQAISHGEIIIKNNDEAHRTPEIHSMLVIPLWEKGVVTGTLKIYYCHAHQITSSLQEMAIGLSQIISTQLEVSRTEQLREMANKAELRALQSKINPHFLFNALNAISSSIRLNPDTARQLIFNLSRYLRYNIELKDDEQIDIKKELYQIKDYIAIEQARFGDKLTVIYDIDEEVTCSIPSLLIQPLVENAIVHGIQPCKGKGVVTISVAECGNRVRIAVRDTGHGIDPKVIERVESNEMPGNKIGLLNVHHRVKLLYGEGLHIRRLEPGTEIAFYVPNQHTATATPATLLL from the coding sequence GTGCACGAAATATTTACCATGCTGCTGGCCGTCTTTGACCGGGCAGCGCTGATGCTATTCTGCCTGTTCTTTCTCATCCGCATCCGCCTGTTTCGCGAGCTGCTGCATAAGTCTGCCCATACGCCAAAAGAACTGCTCGCCGTCACCGCCATTTTTTCGATGTTCGCGTTGTTCAGCACCTGGTCCGGCGTGCCGGTAGAAGGTTCACTGGTGAACGTGCGTATTATTGCCGTGATGTCAGGCGGGATCCTGTTTGGTCCGTGGGTGGGCATTATTACAGGGGTCATTGCCGGAACGCATCGCTATCTGATCGACATTGGCGGCGTGACGGCGGTCCCCTGCTTTATCACCAGCATTCTGGCGGGTTGTCTCGCTGGCTGGATTAACCGCAAGATCCCCAAAGCCCAGCACTGGCGCGCCGGGATATTAGGCGGCATGCTGTGTGAAACGCTGACGATGATCCTGGTTGTCCTCTGGGCGCCAACCACCGAACTGGGGCTGGATATCGTCTCGAAAATCGGTATTCCAATGATCCTCGGCAGCGTCTGTATCGGGTTTATCGTGCTGCTGGTACAGAGCGTTGAGGGTGAGAAAGAAGCAAGCGCCGCGCGACAGGCCAAGCTGGCACTGGATATTGCCAATAAAACCCTGCCCCTGTTTCGCCAGGTCAACAGCGAATCGCTGCGCCAGATCTGCGAAATCATTCGTCACGATATCCACGCTGATGCGGTGGCAATTACTAATACCCAACACGTGCTGGCTTACGTCGGCGTCGGGGAAGCCAACTACCGCAACCACGATGACGTTGTCAGCCCGACCACTCAGCAGGCGATCAGTCATGGTGAAATCATCATTAAAAACAATGATGAAGCGCACCGCACGCCGGAGATCCACTCCATGCTGGTCATTCCATTATGGGAAAAGGGCGTCGTGACCGGCACGCTGAAAATTTACTACTGCCACGCCCATCAGATCACCTCGTCATTGCAGGAGATGGCAATCGGTCTGTCGCAGATTATCTCGACTCAGCTCGAGGTGTCCCGTACCGAGCAATTACGGGAGATGGCAAATAAGGCAGAGCTACGCGCGCTGCAAAGTAAAATTAATCCTCATTTCCTGTTTAACGCCCTGAACGCGATTTCATCATCGATTCGGCTTAATCCGGACACGGCCCGTCAGCTCATTTTTAATTTGTCGCGTTACCTGCGCTATAACATTGAGTTAAAGGATGACGAGCAGATCGACATCAAAAAAGAGCTGTACCAAATCAAGGATTACATTGCCATTGAACAGGCCCGTTTTGGCGACAAGCTGACCGTGATTTATGATATTGATGAAGAGGTCACCTGCTCCATTCCCAGCCTGCTGATACAACCGTTAGTGGAGAACGCCATTGTTCATGGCATTCAGCCCTGTAAAGGAAAAGGCGTGGTGACGATTAGCGTCGCCGAATGCGGCAACCGGGTGCGCATTGCCGTAAGAGACACCGGCCACGGTATCGATCCGAAAGTGATTGAGCGTGTGGAATCCAACGAAATGCCGGGCAATAAAATTGGCCTGCTTAATGTCCATCATCGCGTTAAGCTGTTATATGGTGAAGGCCTGCATATTCGCCGCCTGGAACCCGGTACTGAGATCGCCTTTTATGTGCCGAACCAGCACACCGCGACCGCGACGCCCGCCACGTTATTGCTTTAA
- a CDS encoding cyanate transporter has translation MNKTPHIGLALLVLVLIGLNMRPLLTSVGPLLPQLRAASGMSFAVASLLTALPMIAMGALALAGGWINRHISERLSVALGLLMVMTGALLRELAPHSVMLLSSALLGGIGIGIVQVVMPTVIKRLFHRRMPQVMGLWSAALMGGGGLGAAMTPWLAQHSELWHRSLAWWALPALIALVGWLAQRHSTEIPSPHPKSAAVRVVLNPRAWTLGLYFGVINGGYGSLIAWLPPYYIQLGESAQFSGTLLALMTVGQTAGALILPMLARHQDRRKLLLFALTLQMLGFCGFILWPAQLPILWAVVCGFGLGGAFPLCLVLALDHAQHPVISGKLVAFMQGIGFIIAGLSPWLSGILRSLSGNYWLDWTFHALCVAGLMALTLRFVPARYPQEWSVAD, from the coding sequence ATGAACAAAACCCCGCACATTGGCCTGGCTCTGCTGGTTCTGGTGCTGATTGGCCTGAATATGCGTCCGCTGTTGACCTCTGTCGGCCCACTGCTGCCGCAACTGCGTGCCGCTAGCGGCATGAGCTTTGCCGTGGCGTCGCTGCTCACGGCATTGCCGATGATCGCCATGGGCGCGCTGGCGCTGGCCGGAGGATGGATCAATCGTCATATCAGCGAACGTCTCAGCGTCGCCTTAGGTTTGTTGATGGTGATGACTGGCGCGTTGCTTCGCGAACTGGCACCGCACAGCGTTATGCTGCTCAGCAGCGCCCTGCTGGGCGGCATCGGTATTGGGATCGTTCAGGTGGTGATGCCAACGGTGATTAAGCGTCTTTTCCATCGTCGCATGCCGCAGGTGATGGGGCTCTGGTCGGCCGCCCTGATGGGCGGAGGGGGACTCGGCGCGGCGATGACGCCGTGGCTCGCGCAGCACAGCGAACTCTGGCACCGCTCGCTGGCATGGTGGGCCCTGCCCGCGCTGATTGCCCTGGTCGGCTGGCTGGCGCAACGTCACTCAACAGAGATTCCTTCACCTCACCCGAAAAGTGCTGCCGTGCGCGTCGTACTCAACCCGCGCGCCTGGACGCTGGGACTCTATTTTGGCGTGATCAATGGCGGTTACGGCAGTCTGATTGCCTGGCTGCCGCCGTACTATATTCAGTTGGGAGAAAGTGCACAGTTCAGCGGCACGCTGCTGGCGCTGATGACCGTCGGTCAGACCGCGGGGGCGCTGATATTGCCAATGCTCGCGCGTCATCAGGATCGCCGTAAACTGCTACTTTTCGCGCTGACCTTACAGATGCTTGGCTTTTGTGGTTTTATTCTCTGGCCTGCGCAGTTGCCAATTCTCTGGGCCGTGGTTTGCGGTTTTGGCCTGGGCGGCGCATTTCCTTTATGCCTGGTGCTGGCGCTCGATCATGCCCAACATCCGGTGATATCCGGCAAATTAGTCGCTTTTATGCAGGGGATTGGTTTTATTATCGCCGGTCTCTCTCCCTGGCTCTCCGGTATTTTGCGTAGCCTGAGCGGAAATTACTGGCTTGACTGGACGTTCCACGCCCTCTGTGTTGCCGGGTTGATGGCGCTCACGCTGCGTTTCGTGCCCGCACGCTATCCACAGGAATGGTCTGTCGCCGATTGA
- a CDS encoding nucleoside deaminase: MSAHDNYLQQALALAARNVEQGGRPFGAVIVRNGETIAEAVNTLHLDDDPTGHAELNAIRAIAAHSGSATLRECVVYASGQPCPMCLSAMYLTGVKEVWFANSNADGEAFHLSTAAIYQQLQQPLDQQILPVHHLAQPNGLAVYQRFAEKQS, from the coding sequence ATGTCTGCACATGATAACTATCTGCAACAGGCGCTGGCCCTGGCAGCCCGCAACGTTGAACAGGGTGGACGCCCATTTGGCGCGGTCATTGTCCGCAACGGCGAAACGATCGCCGAAGCCGTCAACACCCTGCACCTGGATGATGATCCCACCGGGCATGCGGAGCTCAACGCCATTCGGGCGATTGCGGCTCATTCAGGCAGCGCGACGCTTCGCGAATGCGTGGTTTACGCCAGCGGACAACCGTGTCCGATGTGCCTTAGCGCAATGTATCTCACCGGCGTGAAAGAAGTCTGGTTCGCCAACAGCAATGCCGATGGCGAAGCATTCCATCTCTCCACTGCGGCAATTTATCAGCAGTTACAGCAGCCCCTCGATCAACAAATCCTGCCCGTTCATCATCTTGCGCAACCCAATGGGCTGGCAGTTTATCAACGCTTCGCTGAAAAACAGTCATGA
- a CDS encoding DUF2545 family protein produces the protein MIFFLAFLLVSMLGVSGYIAQVLGWGSAISAFVGMVILAVLIYYTTMWLTAGDEMVTGLFLFLSPACGLIIRFMVGYGKR, from the coding sequence ATGATCTTTTTTTTAGCCTTTCTGCTCGTGAGTATGCTGGGTGTCAGCGGCTATATCGCACAGGTTTTAGGTTGGGGTTCAGCCATTAGCGCGTTTGTCGGCATGGTCATTCTGGCGGTGCTGATATACTACACCACGATGTGGTTGACTGCGGGTGATGAAATGGTCACAGGATTGTTTCTTTTTCTTTCACCTGCCTGCGGTCTGATCATCCGTTTTATGGTGGGGTACGGTAAACGCTAA
- a CDS encoding amino acid ABC transporter permease: MTGFRWEIIQEYAPLFMEGAWMTIKCTIICVCLGTLWGLTLGLGRMAKAEHGFWKYALRYCVQYPVRFYVSAFRGTPLFVQIMVVHFALVPLFINPRDGMLVTSGLMSADVARELRSGYGAFLSCIVAITLNAGAYVSEIFRAGIQSIDPGQMEASRALGMPWWKTMRKVILPQAFRRILPPLGNNAIAIVKDSSLASAIGLADLAYAARTVSGAYATYWEPYLTISLVYWVLTFLLAQLVNRLEKRFGKSDPH; this comes from the coding sequence ATGACGGGATTTCGTTGGGAAATCATCCAGGAGTATGCGCCATTGTTTATGGAAGGCGCATGGATGACCATAAAATGTACCATCATCTGTGTCTGCTTGGGCACACTCTGGGGGTTAACGCTGGGGCTGGGCCGCATGGCAAAAGCCGAGCACGGCTTCTGGAAATACGCACTCCGCTATTGTGTTCAGTATCCCGTTCGTTTCTACGTCAGCGCCTTTCGCGGAACACCACTGTTTGTTCAGATCATGGTCGTCCATTTTGCGCTGGTGCCGTTGTTCATCAATCCCCGAGACGGGATGCTGGTTACCAGCGGGCTGATGAGCGCCGATGTCGCCCGCGAACTGCGCTCGGGCTACGGTGCTTTCTTATCCTGTATTGTGGCGATAACGCTAAACGCCGGGGCCTATGTTTCCGAGATCTTCCGTGCGGGGATCCAGTCGATTGACCCAGGTCAGATGGAGGCGTCGCGGGCGCTGGGAATGCCGTGGTGGAAAACCATGCGCAAAGTTATCCTGCCTCAGGCTTTTCGCCGTATTCTCCCGCCGCTGGGCAACAACGCCATTGCGATTGTCAAAGATTCCTCACTCGCCTCGGCTATCGGGCTTGCCGATCTGGCCTACGCAGCGCGTACGGTTTCAGGTGCTTACGCAACCTACTGGGAACCCTACCTGACCATTTCACTGGTGTACTGGGTACTCACCTTCCTGCTGGCGCAGCTGGTTAACCGTCTGGAAAAAAGGTTTGGTAAAAGTGATCCACATTAA